A genome region from Bacillaceae bacterium IKA-2 includes the following:
- the ugpC gene encoding sn-glycerol-3-phosphate ABC transporter ATP-binding protein UgpC, translating into MAEITLKNIYKVYDGGIEAVSDFNLKVKDKEFIVFVGPSGCGKSTTLRMIAGLEEISKGELYIGDRLVNDVAPKDRDIAMVFQNYALYPHMNVYENMAFGLKLRKFKKEEIDRRVKDAAQILGLTEMLDRKPKAMSGGQRQRVALGRAIVRDPQVFLMDEPLSNLDAKLRVQMRAEIIKLHHRLQSTTIYVTHDQTEAMTMATRIVIMKDGIVHQVGAPKEVYDFPENIFVGGFIGSPAMNFFNGKLVNGYFEIDEVKIKVPEGKVKLLKDYEGKELILGIRPEDIHDEPLFIESSIGTQILAKIEVAELMGAETFLYSKVLNQDFVARVDSRTTYRNSQDIKLALDMNKSHFFDPKTELRIR; encoded by the coding sequence ATGGCAGAAATTACATTGAAAAATATTTACAAAGTATATGATGGCGGAATTGAAGCTGTATCAGATTTCAACCTTAAAGTTAAAGATAAAGAATTTATCGTTTTCGTTGGACCGTCAGGTTGCGGAAAATCAACAACACTTAGAATGATTGCTGGACTTGAAGAGATTTCAAAAGGAGAGCTTTACATTGGCGATCGCCTTGTAAATGATGTTGCACCAAAGGATCGGGACATCGCTATGGTATTCCAAAACTATGCTCTTTACCCACATATGAATGTTTATGAAAATATGGCCTTCGGTTTAAAACTTCGTAAATTTAAAAAAGAAGAAATCGACCGTCGCGTTAAAGATGCTGCACAAATTCTTGGTTTAACAGAAATGCTTGATCGTAAACCTAAAGCAATGTCAGGTGGTCAGCGACAGCGTGTTGCTTTAGGACGTGCCATCGTTCGTGATCCACAAGTATTTTTAATGGATGAGCCCTTGTCCAATCTTGATGCCAAATTACGTGTTCAAATGCGTGCTGAAATAATTAAACTGCATCACCGTCTGCAATCAACGACTATTTATGTCACGCATGACCAAACGGAAGCGATGACGATGGCAACTAGAATCGTTATTATGAAAGACGGCATTGTTCATCAAGTTGGCGCACCAAAAGAAGTCTATGACTTTCCTGAAAACATCTTTGTTGGTGGGTTTATTGGTTCACCGGCAATGAACTTCTTTAACGGAAAGCTTGTAAATGGATATTTCGAAATAGATGAAGTGAAAATTAAGGTCCCAGAAGGCAAGGTAAAACTGTTAAAAGATTACGAAGGTAAAGAACTAATTTTAGGAATTCGCCCTGAAGATATTCACGATGAGCCTTTATTTATAGAATCTTCAATAGGTACTCAAATTTTAGCGAAAATTGAAGTTGCCGAATTAATGGGTGCTGAGACATTCCTATACTCAAAAGTATTAAACCAAGACTTTGTTGCACGGGTCGACTCTCGTACAACCTACCGTAATAGTCAAGATATTAAGTTGGCACTTGATATGAACAAATCACATTTTTTCGATCCAAAAACAGAATTAAGAATTCGTTAA
- a CDS encoding helix-turn-helix domain-containing protein: protein MKEQLKKILKEAVIEREEIPNMQNIEILQYQSSNTDIIYFNSNLLTEDQINLLNIFLTPINHQNKFETDNQKFWKNLVTRNKVLDTELASPYYRFVHFQISGILQNETEFEEAIKSLFQNEVTLVWTSANEGFIVEYSTTIKELEYDGTSLVEAIMADFYIKISFFLGSSFSTFEVAKELFSWEKNAFSLGRRALPKNEVFQKELLIPFLLVNEVSDLTKMLLLQTIEILRDDKELLKTIKVFFESNLNTTLAAKKLYMHRNSLQYRIDKFIDKTGIDIKQFSKAAAMYLLISLEETTRK, encoded by the coding sequence ATGAAGGAACAATTAAAAAAAATTTTAAAAGAAGCTGTCATTGAAAGGGAAGAAATCCCAAACATGCAGAATATAGAGATTCTTCAATATCAGTCCTCAAATACTGACATCATTTATTTCAACAGTAATTTGTTAACAGAAGATCAAATAAATTTACTAAATATATTTTTAACACCTATTAATCATCAAAATAAATTCGAAACTGATAACCAAAAATTTTGGAAAAATTTAGTGACAAGAAATAAAGTTTTAGACACTGAACTAGCATCACCTTACTATCGCTTTGTTCATTTTCAGATTAGCGGCATTTTACAAAATGAAACTGAATTTGAAGAAGCAATCAAAAGTCTTTTTCAAAACGAAGTAACCCTCGTCTGGACTAGCGCAAATGAAGGCTTTATTGTCGAGTATTCTACAACTATTAAAGAGCTAGAATATGATGGTACTAGCCTAGTTGAAGCAATCATGGCTGATTTTTATATAAAAATTTCATTTTTTTTAGGAAGTAGCTTTTCAACTTTTGAAGTTGCTAAAGAACTATTTTCTTGGGAAAAAAATGCTTTTTCGCTTGGAAGACGTGCTCTCCCAAAAAATGAGGTATTTCAAAAAGAACTCCTCATTCCTTTCCTCTTGGTTAATGAAGTATCGGATTTGACAAAAATGCTACTTCTCCAAACAATTGAGATCCTTCGCGATGATAAAGAACTTTTGAAAACAATTAAAGTCTTTTTCGAATCTAACTTAAATACAACACTTGCAGCAAAAAAACTATATATGCACCGAAATAGCTTACAGTATCGTATTGATAAATTTATTGATAAAACTGGAATAGATATTAAGCAATTTTCTAAAGCTGCGGCAATGTATTTACTAATTAGCTTGGAAGAAACGACACGAAAATAG
- a CDS encoding cellobiose phosphorylase, translating into MSTKNTEIKAGNYCFTFLNSGDIFAATHNHTLINQWLSNGIDGSLNNIYLRLHRLGEIKVKPLLGVHSDSRVQFSEQHVSFHGTFEEVEYQVIFHLTEQGVWFWDVTVNGQNVEVDLIYGQDLGIADKDAVRSNEAYLSQYIDHAVFEDASKGYVVCSRQNQQQSGTFPYLQQGSLAKTVGYSTDGFQFFGLSYKETNEPEVLQKKSLPNEVYQYEFAYTGLQTERVTLDGPKQFVFYGLFKEDHPDAITSLGFGNEVKNAWGQVKARNLVSTTKTTKSSASLSIGKPLETLNMPKEDLEEIYPKRLQEEWKEDSLLSFFTDTHEHVVLKAKEMLVERPHGHILMSGENDQIKENTITTTCYMYGIFNSQVVVGNTSFNKMITNARSALNIIKTSGQRIYVEIEGTYRLLTMPSLFEIGFNYARWYYKTETETFIIANFTTVDTPEIQLEVRSESGKQYRYLVTNQIVMNNNEYEVPYKIVRDGNVISISASQGSDSAEVYPNLSYRMSVDGTEYSLRDESLLDATIVPQSASVVVLELNTTSEWVLTIQGLLHGENVPLFKKNINIEIEKFRDFYRQVLNGFQLSQNGSVTEELAKVNSLAWWYTHNMLVHYSVPHGLEQYGGAAWGTRDVCQGPTEYFMATQKYNSVKEIIKILYSHQYEDEGNWPQWFMFDKYVHIQQEESHGDVIVWPLKVLGDYLATTNDFSILKEKVPYTSRERFEFTEETATIYDHLKKQIEYIKQHFIHGTHLSSYGDGDWDDTLQPANSQLKKYMVSSWTVSLTYQVINQLAEVLSEVDEGQAEELKGLAFKIEEDFDRYMLQTDVIPGFIYMEEEGKAELMLHPTDTKTGINYRLLPMTRSMISELLSPEQAEAHYQLIKEKLYCPDGVRLMDRPANYAGGVSTHFKRAELAANFGREIGLQYVHAHIRFVEAMAKLGKVEEVWDGLLKINPIKIQDVVPNADYRQSNAYFSSSDGKFNTRYEAEENFNKLREGTVVVKGGWRIYSSGPGIYMNQLISNCLGIRPEKGGLVIDPILPQRFDGLKLDFILNGRPVTFVYHLNQEKNSVRINGEDVMSELVSNRYRQGGFYINEKELKQKLKEDSNIIEIFL; encoded by the coding sequence ATGTCAACAAAAAATACTGAAATTAAAGCAGGAAATTATTGCTTCACCTTTTTAAATAGTGGCGATATATTTGCAGCAACACATAATCATACATTAATTAATCAATGGCTGTCTAATGGAATAGACGGTTCATTAAATAACATATATTTAAGGCTGCATCGCTTAGGCGAGATAAAAGTGAAACCATTACTAGGCGTTCATTCAGATAGTCGTGTCCAATTTTCTGAGCAGCACGTTAGCTTTCACGGAACCTTCGAGGAAGTTGAGTATCAAGTTATTTTCCACTTAACTGAGCAAGGAGTTTGGTTTTGGGATGTAACGGTTAATGGACAAAATGTTGAAGTTGATCTTATTTATGGTCAAGATCTAGGTATTGCCGATAAAGATGCAGTTCGAAGTAATGAAGCATACTTATCACAATATATTGATCATGCGGTTTTTGAAGATGCTTCTAAAGGCTATGTGGTTTGTTCAAGGCAAAATCAACAACAATCCGGAACATTTCCGTACTTACAACAAGGTTCGCTTGCAAAAACGGTTGGATACTCAACGGACGGATTTCAATTCTTCGGTCTATCGTATAAAGAAACAAATGAGCCAGAAGTGTTGCAAAAAAAATCGCTTCCAAATGAAGTCTACCAATATGAGTTTGCGTATACCGGTCTGCAAACAGAACGAGTGACCCTAGATGGGCCAAAGCAGTTTGTTTTTTATGGTTTATTTAAAGAAGATCACCCAGATGCTATCACATCTTTAGGATTTGGAAATGAAGTAAAAAATGCCTGGGGACAAGTGAAGGCAAGGAATTTAGTTAGTACTACTAAAACAACTAAAAGTAGTGCCTCTTTGTCGATTGGAAAGCCACTAGAAACGCTTAACATGCCAAAGGAAGACCTGGAAGAAATTTATCCTAAGCGCCTTCAAGAAGAATGGAAGGAAGATAGTCTGCTTTCATTTTTTACAGATACACATGAACATGTCGTATTAAAAGCAAAAGAGATGCTTGTCGAAAGACCTCATGGTCACATTTTAATGAGTGGAGAAAATGATCAAATAAAAGAAAATACGATTACTACTACGTGTTATATGTATGGAATCTTCAATTCGCAGGTTGTGGTTGGTAACACATCTTTTAACAAAATGATAACCAATGCCCGCAGTGCGTTGAACATTATCAAAACCTCAGGTCAACGTATTTATGTAGAAATAGAAGGAACGTATCGTTTACTAACAATGCCTTCTCTTTTTGAAATAGGTTTTAATTACGCACGATGGTACTATAAAACAGAAACGGAAACGTTTATCATCGCTAATTTTACAACCGTTGATACACCGGAAATTCAATTAGAGGTTCGTTCAGAAAGTGGCAAACAATATCGTTATCTTGTGACGAATCAAATCGTTATGAATAACAATGAATATGAAGTGCCCTATAAAATTGTCAGAGACGGTAATGTTATCTCAATATCTGCAAGCCAAGGATCAGACAGTGCTGAAGTATATCCAAACCTCTCCTATCGAATGAGTGTTGATGGTACAGAGTATTCTTTAAGAGACGAGAGTTTGCTCGACGCTACTATCGTTCCTCAATCAGCGTCAGTGGTTGTATTAGAATTAAATACTACGAGTGAATGGGTTTTGACGATACAAGGTCTGCTTCATGGTGAAAACGTACCATTGTTTAAGAAAAATATAAATATTGAAATAGAAAAATTTCGTGATTTTTATCGTCAGGTATTAAACGGATTCCAATTATCCCAAAATGGTTCTGTAACGGAAGAATTAGCAAAAGTGAATTCTCTAGCTTGGTGGTATACGCATAATATGTTAGTCCATTACTCTGTTCCCCATGGACTCGAACAATACGGTGGAGCAGCTTGGGGCACGCGTGATGTTTGCCAAGGTCCAACAGAATATTTTATGGCAACACAAAAATATAATAGTGTTAAAGAAATTATTAAAATTTTGTATTCTCATCAATATGAAGATGAGGGCAACTGGCCACAATGGTTTATGTTTGATAAATATGTTCATATTCAACAAGAGGAAAGTCACGGAGACGTTATTGTTTGGCCTTTAAAAGTTTTGGGTGACTATTTAGCGACAACAAATGATTTTAGTATTTTAAAAGAAAAAGTACCTTATACTAGTCGCGAACGTTTCGAGTTTACAGAAGAGACAGCTACTATTTATGATCATCTAAAAAAACAAATTGAATACATCAAGCAACATTTCATACACGGAACTCATTTATCTTCCTATGGAGATGGGGATTGGGATGACACACTGCAACCGGCTAATTCACAGTTAAAGAAATATATGGTTAGTAGCTGGACTGTTTCCTTAACGTATCAAGTGATTAACCAATTAGCTGAAGTACTGTCAGAAGTAGATGAAGGACAAGCAGAGGAATTAAAGGGATTAGCTTTTAAAATTGAAGAGGACTTCGACCGCTACATGCTCCAAACTGATGTTATTCCTGGATTTATTTATATGGAGGAAGAAGGAAAAGCAGAATTAATGCTGCATCCAACGGATACGAAGACAGGAATTAACTATCGTCTTCTGCCGATGACGCGCAGTATGATTAGTGAGTTGTTATCTCCGGAACAAGCAGAAGCACATTATCAATTAATTAAAGAGAAGCTTTACTGCCCAGATGGTGTCCGATTAATGGATAGACCAGCCAATTACGCTGGAGGGGTTAGTACTCACTTTAAACGTGCTGAATTAGCAGCTAATTTCGGAAGAGAAATAGGTTTGCAATATGTTCATGCACATATCCGTTTTGTTGAGGCGATGGCAAAGCTAGGAAAAGTCGAAGAAGTTTGGGATGGTCTTTTAAAGATTAATCCAATTAAAATACAAGATGTTGTTCCAAATGCAGACTATCGTCAAAGTAATGCTTATTTTAGTAGCTCGGATGGCAAATTTAATACACGTTATGAAGCAGAAGAGAATTTTAATAAATTGCGTGAGGGCACAGTTGTAGTTAAAGGTGGATGGCGCATTTATTCTAGTGGTCCTGGAATTTATATGAATCAATTGATTTCGAATTGCTTAGGTATTCGTCCGGAAAAAGGTGGTTTAGTAATTGATCCAATTCTACCTCAAAGATTCGATGGCTTAAAACTCGACTTTATCTTAAATGGTCGTCCTGTTACGTTTGTTTACCATCTAAACCAAGAAAAAAACAGCGTGCGTATAAATGGTGAAGATGTGATGAGCGAGCTAGTAAGCAACCGATATCGTCAAGGTGGATTTTATATTAATGAAAAAGAATTAAAGCAAAAGCTTAAGGAAGATTCGAATATTATTGAGATTTTTCTTTAA
- the bglX gene encoding beta-glucosidase BglX, which translates to MNENKLKILIDKMTVDEKIGQLMQLATPFFEGAETEGQITGPLSGLSLNKEEITNCGSVLGASGAKEVIKIQKAHLKNNRLDIPLIFMADVVHGYKTIFPIPLAIGCSWDLEMAEKSAEIAAKEASVSGVHVTFAPMVDLVRDPRWGRVMESTGEDSYLNSLFAKAFVRGFQGEDLKNDGNRVAACVKHLAAYGAPEGGRDYNTVNMSERELRELYLPAYKAALDEGCEMVMAAFNTVDGIPATGNKRLMRSLLRDEWNFDGVLISDWGAVKEMIPHGVAADEAEAAFKAIEAGIDIEMMTSCYLKNLKMLLEKGEIKEELLNESVFRILKLKDKLGLFENPYRGANEELEKEIVLSEDHRQVSRELATKTCVLLKNEQVLPLQRKQKIALIGPFADNGDILGPWSWLGSENEAIKLIDGFKMKIDPSNLSIAKGSDIESITEEQYQEALLVANQADVIVLALGEHSEMSGEAGSRANIKLPEAQLQLIAKMKQLKKPIVTVIFNGRPLDLHGVIEHSDAILVAWFPGTEGGPAITDLLYGDVNPSGRLTMSFPYSVGQIPVYYNNFNTGRPKDAVDRQVRYVSQYLDIPNEPLFPFGFGLSYTTFSYSKLSLSAEVITSNDPVTVSITVENTGHVTGEEVVQLYVRDVAGEVVRPLKELSGYEKIKLEPGEAKIVTFMLKEESLRYYHSDLEYKSDAGDFIAYVGPNSQQVESVHLKLHK; encoded by the coding sequence TTGAACGAAAATAAACTAAAAATTCTAATCGATAAGATGACAGTCGATGAAAAAATCGGCCAGCTAATGCAATTAGCGACCCCGTTTTTTGAAGGAGCAGAAACAGAAGGTCAAATCACGGGTCCGTTATCTGGTTTAAGTTTAAATAAAGAAGAAATAACTAACTGTGGTTCGGTGCTTGGAGCGTCTGGAGCAAAAGAAGTTATTAAAATCCAGAAGGCTCATTTGAAAAATAATCGCCTTGACATCCCATTAATTTTCATGGCGGATGTTGTGCATGGTTATAAAACTATTTTTCCAATCCCGTTAGCAATTGGTTGCTCCTGGGATCTTGAGATGGCCGAAAAAAGTGCAGAAATCGCCGCAAAAGAAGCTTCAGTGTCTGGGGTTCATGTAACATTTGCACCAATGGTGGACTTAGTACGAGATCCACGTTGGGGGCGGGTAATGGAGTCGACAGGTGAAGATTCTTATTTAAACAGTTTGTTTGCGAAAGCTTTTGTACGTGGTTTTCAAGGGGAAGATTTGAAAAATGATGGTAACCGAGTTGCTGCATGTGTAAAGCACCTTGCTGCATACGGAGCGCCAGAAGGTGGACGTGATTATAATACAGTTAACATGTCAGAGAGAGAATTACGTGAATTATATTTACCGGCTTATAAAGCTGCTCTTGATGAAGGCTGCGAAATGGTTATGGCTGCTTTTAATACAGTAGATGGAATTCCTGCTACAGGAAATAAACGCTTGATGCGAAGCTTGTTAAGAGATGAATGGAACTTTGATGGTGTTCTTATCTCTGATTGGGGTGCTGTTAAAGAAATGATTCCACACGGTGTTGCAGCAGATGAAGCTGAAGCAGCGTTTAAGGCAATAGAGGCTGGAATCGATATTGAAATGATGACTTCTTGCTATTTGAAAAACTTAAAAATGTTGCTAGAAAAAGGAGAAATTAAAGAAGAGTTACTTAATGAATCCGTTTTCCGAATTTTAAAATTAAAAGATAAGCTCGGCTTATTTGAAAATCCATATCGTGGCGCAAACGAAGAGCTAGAAAAAGAAATAGTTTTGAGTGAGGACCATCGTCAAGTATCGCGTGAATTAGCGACTAAAACGTGCGTTCTATTAAAAAATGAACAAGTACTCCCTTTACAGCGAAAGCAGAAAATTGCCTTGATTGGTCCGTTTGCAGATAACGGGGATATTTTAGGTCCTTGGTCATGGTTAGGATCTGAAAACGAAGCGATCAAGTTAATAGATGGTTTTAAAATGAAAATTGACCCAAGTAACCTTAGTATAGCAAAAGGTTCTGATATTGAATCGATAACAGAGGAGCAATATCAAGAGGCACTTCTAGTAGCGAATCAAGCAGATGTAATCGTGCTAGCATTAGGCGAACATTCAGAAATGAGCGGCGAAGCGGGATCACGAGCAAATATTAAATTACCTGAAGCACAGCTTCAACTTATTGCGAAAATGAAACAATTAAAGAAGCCGATCGTTACGGTTATATTTAATGGGCGCCCACTAGATTTGCATGGAGTAATTGAACATTCAGATGCGATATTAGTAGCGTGGTTTCCGGGAACAGAAGGTGGACCGGCAATAACTGACTTACTTTATGGTGATGTCAATCCTTCAGGGCGATTAACAATGTCTTTCCCGTATTCGGTTGGACAAATTCCCGTTTATTATAATAACTTTAATACGGGGCGACCAAAAGATGCGGTGGATAGACAAGTACGCTATGTGTCACAGTACTTAGACATACCGAATGAGCCACTATTTCCATTTGGTTTTGGACTTAGTTATACAACGTTCTCCTACAGTAAATTATCCTTATCAGCAGAAGTTATTACTTCAAACGATCCGGTTACCGTTTCAATCACGGTAGAAAACACGGGTCATGTAACAGGAGAAGAGGTCGTGCAGCTGTATGTTAGAGACGTGGCAGGTGAAGTTGTCCGGCCTTTAAAGGAATTGAGCGGATACGAGAAAATCAAGCTAGAGCCTGGAGAGGCAAAAATTGTAACATTCATGCTAAAAGAAGAAAGTCTTCGTTATTATCATTCGGATTTAGAATATAAGAGTGATGCGGGAGATTTTATTGCTTATGTAGGGCCAAATAGTCAGCAAGTAGAATCAGTCCATCTTAAACTGCATAAATAA
- a CDS encoding YesL family protein, with protein MKGFYESAFKQKLDMITDFWMLNLLWVVVCLPVITIPPATFALYHVLYKWVKGEGSGLSKEFFHGFKIYFWRSYLLFIGWGIIATATYFYYTMSGGNGGLANAGMAITILLLVLSFMVHVYVIPFNVMLEASFKKALGLSIMFAVKNLGLTLILAVLLFITALFVFLLPYLGILAFIPTIIYFQNLLIYRRVLSEKERLI; from the coding sequence ATGAAAGGTTTTTATGAATCAGCATTCAAACAAAAATTAGATATGATTACAGACTTTTGGATGTTAAATCTACTGTGGGTTGTCGTATGCCTTCCGGTTATAACCATTCCTCCAGCTACTTTTGCCCTTTATCATGTTTTGTATAAATGGGTGAAAGGGGAAGGTAGCGGCTTGTCGAAAGAATTCTTTCATGGATTTAAAATATACTTCTGGAGGAGTTATTTACTTTTCATTGGTTGGGGAATAATCGCAACAGCTACCTATTTTTATTACACAATGAGTGGAGGCAATGGTGGGTTAGCCAATGCTGGAATGGCGATCACTATTTTACTCCTCGTTCTTTCATTTATGGTTCACGTATATGTAATTCCTTTTAATGTAATGTTAGAAGCGTCGTTTAAGAAGGCACTAGGTTTAAGTATTATGTTCGCGGTTAAAAACCTAGGATTGACTTTGATACTAGCCGTATTGTTATTTATTACTGCACTATTTGTATTTTTGTTACCTTACCTAGGAATTTTAGCTTTTATTCCGACGATCATTTACTTTCAAAATTTATTGATATATCGCCGAGTTTTGAGTGAAAAGGAACGATTAATTTGA
- a CDS encoding carbohydrate ABC transporter permease, translating to MMANFKLIRKKDLSKLLIYFLLTIGSIVVMYPFVFMILNSFKSGTEIIHYPMSLPKEWTLSGYIKVFTTLNIAVLFKNSVIIAVSVTILNVILNSMVAYAISKLKFRGRDLIFKIVLGSMMIPSILLLIPTYSMLYSFGWVNTYKVMIIPVAVSAYNIFLIRQFMTQIPTAYLEAARIDGANEFQVYWKIVIPMTKPVLATVAILTFMGSWNDLFMALLYLRDESMYTLQLGLYSFKTTIPGQFLEQLWAATTLVTLPVVAVFIFLQRYFIEAFSGVGLK from the coding sequence ATGATGGCAAACTTTAAACTCATACGAAAGAAAGACCTTTCAAAACTATTAATTTACTTTTTACTAACTATTGGGTCAATTGTAGTCATGTATCCGTTTGTTTTTATGATCTTAAATTCATTTAAATCAGGGACGGAAATTATTCATTACCCAATGTCATTACCAAAAGAATGGACACTTAGTGGATATATTAAAGTTTTTACTACTTTAAATATCGCTGTACTTTTTAAAAATAGTGTAATTATTGCCGTTAGTGTAACAATACTAAACGTTATTTTGAACTCAATGGTTGCTTACGCGATTAGTAAGCTAAAGTTTAGAGGTCGAGATCTTATTTTTAAAATAGTATTAGGATCGATGATGATTCCATCAATTTTATTATTAATCCCAACTTACTCTATGTTATATAGTTTTGGCTGGGTAAACACGTATAAAGTAATGATCATCCCAGTCGCAGTAAGTGCGTATAACATTTTCTTGATTCGTCAGTTTATGACGCAAATTCCGACTGCTTATTTGGAAGCTGCAAGAATTGATGGTGCAAATGAATTCCAGGTGTATTGGAAAATTGTTATTCCGATGACAAAACCGGTTTTGGCAACAGTAGCTATCTTAACGTTCATGGGAAGCTGGAATGACTTATTTATGGCACTTCTATATTTACGTGATGAGTCGATGTATACGTTGCAATTAGGCCTTTACTCCTTTAAAACGACGATACCGGGTCAATTTTTAGAGCAACTTTGGGCAGCAACAACGTTAGTGACGTTACCAGTAGTTGCAGTCTTTATCTTCCTACAACGGTACTTTATTGAAGCATTCTCAGGCGTAGGCTTGAAGTAA
- a CDS encoding sugar ABC transporter permease, producing the protein MFKSFKRESTWGYLFSLPWIVYFLVFLTYPMFLAVKMSFQTINVIEPQKAQFVGFGNWIKGIQDPLFWQSIFNIIYNQSIFIFLTFVISLGLALLLKKITKGSGIFRAIYFLPVVTSVAAAMIIFEFLASPNGPVQHALLQMNMLSDPVYWTFEKWLPMPILAVFNSWKWFAIQMIILLGGMLSIDRQLYEAAEVDGANWWIQFWKITLPLLKPQILFVMTMNVINGMQMFTEVFMIFDLQGGPHNSGLTPVLYLYKTGFDEMSMGYASTIGLLLAIVILILTTIQWMLINRNEDE; encoded by the coding sequence ATGTTTAAATCGTTTAAGCGGGAATCAACTTGGGGCTATCTCTTTTCTTTACCTTGGATTGTTTACTTCTTAGTTTTTCTAACGTATCCAATGTTTTTAGCGGTCAAGATGAGCTTTCAAACTATAAATGTTATTGAACCACAGAAAGCTCAATTTGTAGGTTTTGGAAACTGGATTAAAGGAATACAAGATCCGCTATTTTGGCAATCAATATTTAATATTATCTATAACCAATCAATTTTCATTTTTCTTACTTTTGTTATTTCGCTTGGATTAGCATTATTACTAAAAAAAATAACAAAAGGATCTGGAATTTTTCGTGCAATTTACTTTTTACCTGTAGTAACTTCCGTTGCTGCAGCAATGATTATTTTTGAGTTTCTAGCAAGTCCAAATGGACCAGTACAACACGCCTTATTGCAAATGAATATGTTAAGTGATCCGGTTTATTGGACTTTTGAAAAATGGCTACCGATGCCAATCTTAGCAGTCTTTAATAGCTGGAAGTGGTTTGCAATTCAAATGATTATTTTATTAGGTGGAATGCTTTCGATAGATAGACAATTATATGAGGCGGCTGAAGTCGATGGCGCTAACTGGTGGATCCAATTTTGGAAAATAACCTTACCATTATTGAAGCCACAAATATTATTTGTCATGACAATGAACGTGATTAACGGAATGCAAATGTTCACAGAAGTATTCATGATCTTCGACTTACAAGGTGGACCGCATAATTCAGGTCTTACACCAGTTCTTTATTTATACAAAACAGGTTTTGACGAAATGTCTATGGGCTATGCTTCAACAATTGGTTTACTTCTTGCGATTGTGATTTTAATCTTAACGACAATTCAATGGATGCTGATAAATCGCAACGAAGATGAATAA